Proteins from a genomic interval of Pseudomonas asplenii:
- a CDS encoding putative bifunctional diguanylate cyclase/phosphodiesterase → MKSQPDVANRLAAEVVTQLPVPSRLGMLRFERLNEASWALLFLDPNCERQFGLPAIELCALVGSPYASLMEPEARYLLHDAIQLQLAENPHYLVRYTLHTAQGPLTLLEMGEAYKQHNRHLLRGYLLVVEGLFGLEPQPPQPPLTDLATQNSRLQIALELNQRAQLEQLQHLDRVRSQQDLILRLARQRYSANNSLQEAAELITRSACDIYQIDSASIWNLEGQRLVPISAYHRASQEYVLPDVIDASKFPDYLEALHTSRAIDAHNAIRDPRTREMAEILRPRDVNAMLDASIRIDGQVVGVLCLEQTGQTRAWQSDEIAFAGELADQFAQVINNHNRRIATSALHLFQRAVEQSANAFLLVNCDGVVEYVNPSFAAITQYSAEEVHGQKLSELPALENLSELLFDAPSSLAQSNSWQGEFKSRRKNLEPYWGQLSISKVYGDNRELTHYIGIYEDITQTKLAQQRIERLAYTDNLTNLGNRPAFIRNLDERFARDSDSPISLLLVDIDNFKRINDSLGHQTGDKLLISLARRLRNSLSTSGSLARFASNEFAVLLDDTNLEAGQQIASQLLTTLDKPMFVDNQLISVTGSVGLASAPLHGRDPQTLMRNAGLALHKAKANGKHQVQVFTEALNAEASYKLFVENNLRRALTQNELDVFYQPKLCLRSGRLLGMEALLRWNHPEKGMIRPDQFISVAEETGLIIPIGKWIARQACRMSKALTAHGLGKLQVAINLSPKQFSDPDLVASLASILKEEQLPPSLLELELTEGLLLEATDDTRLQLDQLKKIGLTLAMDDFGTGYSSLSYLKKFPIDIIKIDRSFIHEIPDNQDDMEITSAVIAMAHNLKLKVVAEGIETSEQLTFLRRHRCDVGQGYLFDRPIPGAELIQQLKRYPRGPLA, encoded by the coding sequence ATGAAAAGCCAACCCGATGTCGCCAATAGATTGGCGGCCGAGGTAGTGACTCAGTTACCGGTGCCGTCGCGCCTCGGTATGCTGCGTTTCGAGCGGCTTAATGAAGCAAGCTGGGCCTTGTTGTTCCTCGATCCCAACTGCGAGCGCCAGTTCGGCCTCCCAGCCATCGAGCTTTGCGCCCTGGTCGGCTCGCCCTATGCCAGCCTGATGGAGCCCGAGGCGCGCTACCTGCTGCATGACGCGATCCAGTTACAACTGGCCGAGAACCCGCATTATCTGGTGCGCTACACCCTGCACACCGCCCAGGGCCCATTGACCCTGCTGGAGATGGGTGAAGCCTACAAGCAGCACAATCGTCACCTGTTGCGCGGTTACCTGCTGGTCGTCGAAGGCCTGTTCGGCCTGGAGCCGCAACCGCCGCAACCGCCGCTCACCGATCTGGCCACCCAGAACAGTCGCCTGCAGATCGCCCTGGAACTCAACCAGCGCGCCCAGCTGGAGCAACTGCAGCACCTGGACCGGGTGCGCTCCCAGCAGGACCTGATCCTGCGCCTGGCCCGCCAACGCTATAGCGCGAACAACTCCTTGCAGGAAGCGGCCGAACTGATCACCCGCAGCGCCTGTGACATCTACCAGATCGACAGCGCCAGCATCTGGAACCTGGAGGGGCAGCGTCTGGTGCCGATCTCCGCCTACCATCGCGCCAGCCAGGAATACGTACTGCCGGACGTGATCGACGCCAGCAAGTTCCCCGACTATCTGGAAGCCTTGCACACCAGCCGCGCCATCGATGCCCATAACGCCATTCGCGACCCGCGCACCCGCGAGATGGCCGAAATCCTGCGGCCGCGCGACGTCAACGCCATGCTCGATGCCAGTATCCGTATCGATGGCCAGGTGGTGGGCGTGCTCTGCCTGGAACAGACCGGCCAGACCCGCGCCTGGCAGTCGGACGAAATCGCCTTTGCCGGCGAACTGGCCGATCAGTTCGCCCAGGTCATCAACAACCACAACCGACGCATCGCCACCAGCGCCCTGCACCTGTTCCAGCGAGCGGTCGAGCAGAGCGCCAACGCCTTCCTGCTGGTCAACTGCGACGGTGTGGTGGAATACGTCAACCCAAGCTTCGCCGCCATCACCCAATACAGCGCCGAAGAAGTCCACGGACAGAAGCTCTCCGAGCTGCCAGCCCTGGAGAACCTCAGCGAACTGCTGTTCGATGCGCCGTCGAGCCTGGCCCAGAGCAACAGCTGGCAAGGCGAATTCAAGAGCCGCCGCAAAAACCTCGAACCCTACTGGGGGCAGTTGTCGATCTCCAAGGTCTATGGTGACAACCGCGAGCTGACCCACTACATCGGCATCTACGAAGACATCACCCAGACCAAGCTCGCGCAGCAGCGCATCGAGCGCCTGGCCTACACCGACAACCTGACCAACCTGGGCAACCGCCCGGCGTTCATCCGCAACCTAGACGAGCGTTTCGCCCGCGACAGCGACTCGCCCATCAGCCTGCTGCTGGTGGATATCGACAATTTCAAGCGGATCAACGACAGCCTCGGCCACCAGACCGGCGACAAACTGCTGATCAGCCTGGCCCGGCGCCTGCGAAACAGCCTGAGTACGAGCGGCAGCCTGGCGCGCTTTGCCAGTAACGAGTTCGCCGTGCTGCTGGACGATACCAATCTGGAAGCCGGTCAACAGATCGCCAGCCAATTGCTGACCACCCTCGACAAACCCATGTTCGTCGACAACCAGCTGATCAGTGTCACCGGTTCCGTGGGCCTGGCCAGCGCCCCGTTGCACGGTCGCGATCCACAGACCCTGATGCGCAACGCCGGCCTGGCCCTGCACAAGGCCAAGGCCAACGGCAAGCACCAGGTCCAGGTCTTCACCGAGGCGCTGAACGCCGAGGCCAGCTACAAGCTGTTCGTCGAGAACAACCTGCGCCGTGCCCTGACCCAGAACGAGCTGGACGTGTTCTACCAGCCCAAGCTGTGCCTGCGCAGCGGCCGCCTGCTGGGGATGGAAGCGCTGCTGCGCTGGAATCACCCGGAAAAGGGCATGATCCGCCCGGACCAGTTCATCAGCGTCGCCGAGGAAACCGGCCTGATCATTCCGATCGGCAAGTGGATCGCCCGCCAGGCCTGCCGCATGAGCAAGGCCCTGACCGCACACGGCCTGGGCAAATTGCAGGTGGCGATCAATCTGTCGCCCAAACAGTTCTCCGACCCGGATCTGGTCGCCTCCCTCGCCAGTATCCTCAAGGAAGAACAGTTGCCACCTTCGCTGCTGGAACTCGAGCTGACCGAGGGCCTGCTGCTGGAAGCCACCGACGACACCCGCCTGCAGCTCGACCAGTTGAAAAAAATCGGCCTGACCCTGGCCATGGACGACTTCGGTACCGGCTACTCGTCCCTGAGCTACCTGAAGAAATTCCCGATCGACATCATCAAGATCGACCGCAGCTTCATTCATGAAATCCCGGACAACCAGGACGACATGGAAATCACCTCTGCGGTCATTGCCATGGCCCACAACCTGAAACTCAAGGTCGTGGCCGAAGGCATCGAAACCTCCGAACAATTGACCTTCCTGCGCCGCCACCGCTGCGACGTCGGCCAAGGCTACCTGTTCGACCGCCCGATCCCGGGAGCCGAGCTGATCCAGCAGCTCAAGCGCTATCCGCGTGGACCTTTGGCCTGA
- the msrA gene encoding peptide-methionine (S)-S-oxide reductase MsrA has protein sequence MVLRSEILVNKNVLPTKEQALPGRETPMTVPDKHFVNGHPLLGPFPGNVEFAIFGLGCFWGAERRFWQREGVYSTSVGYAGGLTPNPTYEEVCSGLTGHSEVVLVVYEPEIVSYEQLLAQFWELHDPTQGMRQGNDIGTQYRSVIYATKPEQLEAARKSAQVFQAELTKAGLGTITTEIAEAPTYYYAEAYHQQYLAKNPEGYCGIRGTGVSCPI, from the coding sequence ATGGTCTTGCGCTCGGAAATACTGGTGAACAAAAACGTGCTTCCCACCAAAGAACAAGCTCTGCCTGGCCGTGAAACCCCGATGACGGTTCCGGACAAACATTTCGTCAACGGCCACCCGCTGCTGGGCCCATTCCCCGGCAATGTGGAATTCGCGATCTTTGGCCTGGGTTGCTTCTGGGGCGCAGAGCGACGCTTCTGGCAGCGCGAGGGCGTGTACAGCACCTCGGTCGGATACGCTGGCGGCCTCACCCCGAACCCCACCTACGAAGAAGTCTGCTCTGGCCTGACCGGCCACAGCGAAGTGGTGCTGGTGGTCTACGAACCGGAAATCGTCAGCTACGAGCAATTGCTGGCGCAATTCTGGGAGTTGCACGATCCGACCCAGGGCATGCGCCAGGGTAACGACATCGGCACTCAGTACCGCTCGGTGATCTATGCCACCAAGCCGGAACAACTGGAAGCGGCGCGCAAGAGCGCCCAGGTGTTCCAGGCGGAACTGACCAAGGCCGGACTGGGCACCATCACTACGGAAATCGCCGAAGCACCGACCTACTACTACGCCGAGGCCTATCACCAGCAGTACCTGGCGAAGAACCCGGAAGGTTACTGCGGGATCCGTGGCACTGGCGTCAGCTGCCCGATCTGA